In a single window of the Pseudobacteriovorax antillogorgiicola genome:
- a CDS encoding DUF938 domain-containing protein, producing the protein MEKKPVNLSAERNKGPIIEIIENLNPEPKKILELASGTGQHGHYYCKRQPHVLWQLSDYQDEALAASQIWRDDLSQDNLLAPKKIDCLDHQTWPQKDSYDLLVNINMIHISPWETTQGLFRCAAHCLKPRGRIYLYGPYFHKDREASSGNIEFDQWLRSKDSTWGIRFFEDVCDLAEANGFALQSSHPMPANNTSLIFEGK; encoded by the coding sequence GTGGAGAAAAAACCTGTCAACCTATCCGCAGAACGTAACAAAGGCCCCATCATCGAGATCATCGAAAATCTTAATCCAGAACCAAAGAAGATTTTAGAGCTTGCATCAGGCACGGGCCAGCATGGCCATTATTATTGTAAGCGACAGCCCCATGTCCTATGGCAATTGTCTGACTATCAAGATGAAGCCTTGGCTGCAAGCCAGATTTGGCGAGATGATTTAAGTCAAGACAACCTTTTAGCCCCCAAGAAGATCGACTGTCTTGATCACCAAACATGGCCTCAGAAAGATAGCTACGATCTACTCGTGAACATCAACATGATACACATTAGCCCCTGGGAAACAACTCAAGGTCTTTTCCGCTGCGCTGCCCACTGCTTGAAACCCAGGGGCCGCATTTACCTCTATGGGCCATACTTTCATAAGGATCGGGAAGCCAGCTCCGGCAACATCGAGTTCGACCAATGGCTAAGATCGAAGGACAGCACCTGGGGAATTCGCTTTTTTGAAGACGTCTGCGATCTGGCTGAAGCAAATGGTTTTGCACTTCAATCGAGCCACCCCATGCCAGCGAATAACACCTCACTCATTTTCGAAGGTAAGTAA